One Flavobacterium cerinum genomic window, TTTAAAAACATTGACCTGAACATGGCGAAAGGCGATAAGATCGTTGTTATTTCTAAAGATTCCCGTGCTACTTCGACTTTCTATGAAATTTTAAACGGAAATATCACGCAGGATTCCGGAACAGTAGAGTGGGGAATTACCACTTCACAATCGTATCTTCCGGCTGATAACCACAGTTTCTTTGAAAACGATCTTACTTTAGTGGATTGGTTACGTCAATGGGCAAAAACAGAACCGGAAAGAGATGAAGTATATGTTCGCGGTTTCTTAGGAAAAATGATTTTCTCCGGTGAAGAAGCTTTAAAAACAGGACGTGTATTATCAGGAGGTGAAAAAGTACGTTGTATGTTGTCCCGAATGATGATGATGCGTGCTAATGTTTTGATGTTGGATGAGCCGACAAATCACCTGGATTTGGAATCAATTACAGCATTTAACAACTCATTAAAGAACTTTAAAGGTTCTATCTTATTTACCACACATGACCACGAGTTTGCACAAACGGTTGCAAATCGTGTAGTTGAACTTACACCAAATGGTGTAATTGATCGTTATATGACGTTTGATGACTACCTTGAGGATGCTAAAATCAAAGAATTAAGACAGAAAATGTACACTGTATAAGAAAGAAAAGCCACTTTAATTGAGTGGCTTTTTTTATACCTTTTTCTAACCGTAGCATAAAATTTTGTGTTTAACCGGAAGGGCATGATTTTTGAAAAGGCAATAAATACTATATTTGGCAATCAATCAAAATACTATGAAGCAACTAATACAAAGCGGATTATGTTTACTTTTCACCATTCAGGCATTTAGTCAGGATGTTACCGTTCCGTATCGTATCGGAAATGTTTTCGGAATATCGGATTATAACGGTAAGCTAATCCGTAAAAAGACTTACGATAAAATCAACTATAACAGAAAAATGCCCAAAGGGTATTTTACGTTTTCTGATAAAGATCAAAAAGGAATTACATTCAACGGAAAAACACTTGTTTCCGGGCCGGATTACGGCGAATTTGGCGTAGAAAAAAATAAATTTATTGTCGCTGAAATCCGCAGTAAACATTCCGAAGGTGAATTGAAGTTTAAAAATAAAACCGATTTTGTCAATTATCAAAACAGAAGAGATGGCGGTTATGCTTTATTCAATTTAAAGGGAGAAAATCTTTATCCGGATAATTTTAAAAAACTTCAACCGGTTGATACAACCGGTGTAAGTTCAAAAGATCCCAAACGATCCCGATATGCTTTACTGGCGGCTACTACTTTTGACAAGCGATATAGCTTAGTCGTATACGATTGTGATAAACAGAAAATTTCAGATTGGCTTTTAAAAGATTATTATAAAGTAAATCTGGAGCGCGATTCTTACGTTCCGGGAAAGTCGATTTCCTTAAAAGCGGCAAAAGAGCAACAGGATGCAGCAACGGCAATGCAGATCTATTATAGAGATGGAAAATTTGCAATCCGACCGTTAACAACCGAGTATTCACCTAACGGAAAAGAAGCCAGAGAAGGTCGGTATGATACCGAATACGGAAGCGGTTCCAGATTGGGTAGGGGAACAGAAGTAACAAATGAAGTTCCGCTTCCGCCGGCTTATGGTAATGTCAAACAACCTATGGAAGCTGACAGTGATATCCCAAAGGAAAAAGTAGTTAAAAAATACCTGAACCATGCTTTCGAAATTAAAGACGGAAAACTTTTTTTAGTAGAAAGAAATACTGCTGTAAAAGAATCCCAGACAACAGCATTTTTAATGCCGCCGACTCCGGCAGGGAAAAATTATTCCTTTGAAAGTATTAAGTACGGTTATGATGTGGTTGATACCAATGAAAAAAGAATAAACCAAAAAAATTTAATTCGTTTTAAAAGTGGTGATCAATATGGTATGCTTATTTCTCAGGAATTGATTATACCGGCACAATACGATAGCATTGTACCACTGCGAATTTATGATTCCGGACGTGGGAATCCGTTGTATTTTATTGTGGCGACAAAAGATAATATGAGTCAGAAACTAAACTTCGGCCTTATTGATATAAACG contains:
- a CDS encoding WG repeat-containing protein, with product MKQLIQSGLCLLFTIQAFSQDVTVPYRIGNVFGISDYNGKLIRKKTYDKINYNRKMPKGYFTFSDKDQKGITFNGKTLVSGPDYGEFGVEKNKFIVAEIRSKHSEGELKFKNKTDFVNYQNRRDGGYALFNLKGENLYPDNFKKLQPVDTTGVSSKDPKRSRYALLAATTFDKRYSLVVYDCDKQKISDWLLKDYYKVNLERDSYVPGKSISLKAAKEQQDAATAMQIYYRDGKFAIRPLTTEYSPNGKEAREGRYDTEYGSGSRLGRGTEVTNEVPLPPAYGNVKQPMEADSDIPKEKVVKKYLNHAFEIKDGKLFLVERNTAVKESQTTAFLMPPTPAGKNYSFESIKYGYDVVDTNEKRINQKNLIRFKSGDQYGMLISQELIIPAQYDSIVPLRIYDSGRGNPLYFIVATKDNMSQKLNFGLIDINGKPIIPIQYEELDPYVLKYSGDRELTDYNKNWRFKKNGKYGVMKPLGEIVLPAEYDEIEMNKKDFWYHQDDFLSLKKEGLYGLIIDKNFKEQNIIPPVFPYKVGFFDRNYQKQDGLYLFGLLDSEGKFMCYARKDGFLYQKEK